The Halanaerobium praevalens DSM 2228 genome contains a region encoding:
- a CDS encoding RNA-guided endonuclease TnpB family protein: MSTRLTKENQLLVIEDLNIKGMLKNSKLAKHISDCAWNMFTTMLEYKSKWYDCILHKADRFFASSQTCSECGVKNSKVKDLAVRTWTCECGTTHDRDINASKNLLKQGKLDLGIR, from the coding sequence TTGTCCACTAGACTAACAAAGGAGAACCAACTTCTAGTCATAGAGGACTTAAATATAAAAGGTATGCTTAAAAATTCTAAACTAGCAAAACATATTTCTGATTGTGCTTGGAATATGTTTACCACAATGCTGGAATATAAAAGCAAATGGTATGATTGTATATTACACAAAGCAGATAGATTTTTTGCTAGTAGTCAAACTTGTTCAGAGTGTGGTGTTAAAAACTCTAAAGTCAAAGACCTAGCAGTTCGTACTTGGACTTGTGAGTGTGGCACAACTCACGATAGAGATATAAATGCTAGTAAAAACCTTTTAAAACAAGGTAAATTAGACTTAGGTATAAGATAG
- a CDS encoding IS3 family transposase (programmed frameshift), with amino-acid sequence MGKRRSYTEEFKRDAVELSINSNKTVQEIADDLGINYGNLTRWRKEYRDSGEHAFPGNGKQKLTPEQQKIKELEDELRETKLERDIFKKSSGHLFEKTEVIYGFIRDHRDQFPVTKMCQVLAVSRSGFYDWLDREPSQREIENKKLKLEIAKIYWQHSGRYGSPRIHRQLVKEGHNCNIKRVVRLMQVMGLKAIQKKKFKKTTDSNHNLPLKENLLNRNFDVSKPNKVWASDITYIPTAEGWLYLAVVIDLYSRKVVGWSINKRMTRQLVINALEMGIKNRNHKKGLIFHSDRGSQYASHDFQKELWKNGIRSSMSRKGDCWDNAVAESFFSTIKTELIYQKDYKTRQQARQDIFEYIAVYYNRIRMHSTLNYKSPEDYENERKLSKLCV; translated from the exons TAGCTGATGATCTAGGAATAAATTACGGTAATTTAACCCGCTGGCGTAAAGAATATAGAGATAGTGGTGAACATGCTTTTCCTGGTAATGGAAAGCAAAAACTAACACCTGAACAACAAAAAATAAAAGAGCTTGAAGATGAACTTAGAGAAACTAAATTAGAGCGTGATATAT TTAAAAAAAGCAGTGGGCATCTTTTCGAAAAAACCGAAGTAATATACGGTTTTATCCGGGACCACAGAGATCAATTTCCTGTGACGAAAATGTGCCAGGTATTAGCAGTTTCCCGGTCAGGTTTCTATGATTGGCTAGATAGAGAACCCAGTCAAAGAGAAATTGAAAATAAGAAACTGAAACTAGAAATAGCTAAAATATACTGGCAGCATAGCGGCCGCTATGGAAGTCCAAGAATACATCGTCAGCTGGTAAAAGAAGGCCATAACTGTAATATAAAAAGAGTTGTGAGACTTATGCAAGTAATGGGTCTTAAGGCAATTCAGAAAAAGAAATTTAAAAAGACAACAGATTCAAATCACAATTTACCGCTAAAAGAAAATTTGCTTAATAGAAATTTTGATGTATCTAAGCCAAACAAAGTTTGGGCTTCAGATATTACATATATACCGACAGCTGAAGGCTGGCTCTACCTGGCTGTAGTAATAGATCTTTATTCACGAAAAGTGGTTGGCTGGTCAATTAATAAAAGAATGACCAGGCAGCTTGTAATAAATGCTTTGGAAATGGGAATTAAAAATAGAAATCATAAAAAAGGTTTGATCTTTCATTCTGATAGAGGCAGCCAGTATGCAAGTCATGATTTTCAGAAAGAGCTATGGAAAAATGGAATAAGATCTTCAATGAGCCGCAAAGGAGACTGCTGGGATAATGCAGTAGCAGAAAGTTTCTTCTCCACAATAAAAACAGAATTAATTTATCAAAAAGATTACAAAACTAGACAACAAGCAAGACAGGATATTTTCGAATATATAGCTGTTTATTACAACAGAATCAGAATGCATTCAACTTTAAATTATAAAAGTCCAGAAGACTACGAAAACGAGAGAAAACTATCTAAACTATGTGTCTAA